GTACTATTGCATACACTAAATTTTCCATTCTTTATCCTCTTAATTTATTAAATATACTAACATCTACAGAACGGGTATTTCTATATAGCATAGCAATAATTGCCAAACCTACTGCTACTTCAGCAGCAGCAACCACCATAATGAAGAAAACTAAAAGTTGTCCATCGCTGTTTCCTTTATACGCCGAAAAAGCAGCTAATAAAAGATTTGCAGAATTGAGCATAAGCTCTACACAACCCAAAATTACAATAGCGTTTTTTCTCAATAACACTCCCAATACTCCCAAACAGAACAATACTGATGAAAGAATAATGAAATAATTTAAAGGGACGCTTTGTATAAATGTATTTACTTCTCCCATAATTTTATAAATCTTTTTTACCGATTAATACCGCACCTACAATACCTGCCAAAATAAGGATGGAAGCAAGCTCAAACGGTAAAACATATTCATTAAACAAAAGTTTACCCAGATTTTTAGTAAGACCCACACCTCTGTCTACATTTTCCACTACAATATGGTTGTCCTGAACTCCTCTGAATACTCCTAAAATACCAATCAATAATAGACCGGCTGTAAAGACTCCAATAAATTTTAAAGTATTGTTCTTCTTACTTTCGTCTTCTTTATTAAGATTAAGCATCATCAGGATGTAAAGGAACAATACCATAATCGCTCCTGCATATACGATGATCTGAATAATAGCAAGGAACTGCGCATTCAAAAGAATGTACATCCCTGCAATGGAAAACATTGTAACAATTAATGATAAGATAGCATACAAAGGATTTTTTGCAAATACAAAGTATACTGCACCTGCCACTGCTAAAAAAGCCACCAAGAAAAATAAAAACTGATCCATTATTTTACCGCATTTTTTTGTTTCTCGGATTGTCTTGTCGTGATGTCAATCCTTTCGTTTATCTTTTCAACTAATTTATCTTTTCCATAGATAAAAGAACCTCTGTTGGTTTCCACATCTACCAATCTATCGGTTAAATAAATTGCTGATTTTGGACATGCTTCTTCACACATTCCGCAGAAAATACATCTCAGCATATTGATTTCATATACTGATGCATATTTTTCTTCTCTGTAAAGATGTTTTTCTTCCTTAGTTCTTTCAGCAGCAGTCATGGTAATTGCTTCTGCAGGACATGCCACCGCACAAAGTCCGCAAGCGGTACATCTTTCTCTGCCTTCCTCGTCTCTTTTCAGAACGTGCTGACCTCTCCAGATATCTGCTCTTGGTTTCTGTACTTCTGGATACGAGTATACTGCAGGAGCTCCTTTTACAACGGTTCTTACAGCATGCTTGAATGTAATCCCCATACCTTTGAAAATCGCCGGTAAGTAGATTTTCTCAGCAAGGGTCATTTCTTTATTAGAAACAACTTTTGATCTGTTAGTAAGTTTCATTTAATTATAGATTATAGATGGTAGACTAATTCTGTCTTTTATCTTAATTTTTAATATTTTATGTCTGAATAGAGCTGCTTAAGTAAAGATAAAATTTGATTTCACTTTCAAATCAGCTCATTTCAAATGTTCAATTTTTTAATGTCCGAATGCTAAAATCAAAGCTCCGGTAACAATCAGGTTCAAAACAGCCAATGGAATCAAAGTTTTCCATCCTAAGTGCATCAGCTGGTCATATCTGAATCTCGGTAGTGTCCATCTGATCCACATAAAGATCAGAATTCCGATAATAGTTTTAACTAAAAACGCTCCGATACTTAATATTCCTGCAATATTTTCTCCCCAGTTTTGTGTTACCCACTCAATTCCCGGATAGTTATAACCACCAAAGAAAAGAACAACCATAAATGCGTTGGAGATAAACATATTTACATATTCTCCGAACATGTATAAACCTAATTTCATGGAGGAATATTCCGTAGAATATCCTGTCACAAGTTCGGATTCACACTCCGGTAAATCGAAAGGGTGTCTGTTCGTTTCTGCTAGTGCAGCAACAATAAAAATAAGGAAAGCCAACGGTTGATAGAAAATATTCCAGTTCATCCCGTCAATGTGGATAAGTCCCCACAGTTTTCCTGTTGTTTGAGCTTCAGTAATTACTTTTAAATCTAAACTTCCTGTCATCATGATGATAGAAAGCAGCGCCAATCCCATTGCCAATTCATAAGAGATCATCTGAGAAGAAGCACGGATAGCACCCAATAATGAATATTTATTATTAGATGCCCAACCTCCGATCATGATCCCATAAACCCCAATGGAAGCCATTCCGATAATGAAAAGTACGCCGACATCAATGTTAGCCACCTGAAGGTCGTAAGACATTCCTCCGATATTTAAACTTTTCCCCCAAGGAATAACAGCTCCTGTAATTAATGAAATAAACATCACCAAAGCAGGTCCCAATACGAAAAGGAATTTTTCTGCATTGGCAGGAGTAAAGTCTTCTTTAAAGAAAAACTTTCCACCATCAGCAAGAGGCTGCAGCAATCCGAAAGGTCCGGCTCTGTTAGGCCCGATTCTGTCCTGCATGATAGAAGCAACCTTTCTTTCTGCCCAGGTAGAGTAGGCCGCTATCGTTAGCGAAAGCAAGAAAAGTGCTAGTACAAGTATCAATTTAAATGTAATTAAATCCATTTTTATTATAGATGTTAGATATGAGATGTCAGATGCTAGATTTCAGATCTTTAATCTGATGTCTGTAGTCTGATATCTGAAATCTTATTAAAGTTATTTTTCGTCTTTTTCACTGATTTCTTTAGCCATAGGATTGTCTAAAACTCTTAGCTCATCCTTAGGTTTTTCATAATGGTTGAGTGAAATCACAGAATGTCTGTCGATATGTCTTGGACCTTCAATATTCCAGTCTTTCAATTCTTTTCTTTCAAAACGACATGTATCACAGATAAATTCTTCAACTTCTCCCCACTGGTCTTTTCTGGCTGTAACCCTTACCACTTCATCTCCTTTCAACCATACAACTGCTTTTCCTGAACACTTGTCACATTTACATGAAGCATTCATCGGGTTGGTAAACCAAACTCTGCTTGCAAAACGTGCGGTTCTGTCTGTAAGAGCTCCTACCGGACAAACGTCGATAACGTTCCCAATGAAATCATTATCCAAAGCTTTATTTAAATAAGTCGAGATTTCTGCGTGATCTCCTCTGAAAAGAATACCATGCTCTCTGGTTTCAGTAAGTTGATTCGCTGTAAGAACACATCTTGCACAAAGAATACAACGGTTCATATTCAGCTTGATATGTGGTCCCAGGTCATCCGCTTCGTAGGTGTTTCTTTCAAACTCCGTTCTGGTATTTTCCACACCATGTTCATATCCAAGATCCTGAAGATGACATTCTCCAGCCTGATCACAAATAGGGCAGTCCAGCGGGTGGTTAACCAATAAAAATTCAGTAACGGCTTTTCTACCTTCTTGAGCTTTATCAGAAGTAAGATTTTTCACTTCCATTCCGTCCATTACATTGGTTCTGCAGCTTGCCACCAGTTTTGGCATGGGACGAGGGTCCGCTTCAGATCCCTTAGAAACTTCTACTAAACAAGTTCTGCATCTTCCTCCACTGGTTTCCAACTTGCTGTAGTAGCACATTGCCGGAGGTACAGATTTTCCACCGATTTGTCTTGCTGCTTCCAGGATGGAAGTCCCAGGCAACACTTCAGTAGTCTGTCCGTCTATCGTTATTTTGAATTTTTTAACTTCTTCGCTCATATTATACGCTTTAAGCTTTCTGCAATAAGCAATAGGCTTTATTAATTATATTTTTTCGTATTAAATGTATATCCAATTCCGGCAAGGACTTGTCCAAAAACGAAATCTTGTCGTGCTTTATCTGGTTTATTATTCA
The sequence above is drawn from the Chryseobacterium daecheongense genome and encodes:
- a CDS encoding 2Fe-2S iron-sulfur cluster-binding protein; the encoded protein is MSEEVKKFKITIDGQTTEVLPGTSILEAARQIGGKSVPPAMCYYSKLETSGGRCRTCLVEVSKGSEADPRPMPKLVASCRTNVMDGMEVKNLTSDKAQEGRKAVTEFLLVNHPLDCPICDQAGECHLQDLGYEHGVENTRTEFERNTYEADDLGPHIKLNMNRCILCARCVLTANQLTETREHGILFRGDHAEISTYLNKALDNDFIGNVIDVCPVGALTDRTARFASRVWFTNPMNASCKCDKCSGKAVVWLKGDEVVRVTARKDQWGEVEEFICDTCRFERKELKDWNIEGPRHIDRHSVISLNHYEKPKDELRVLDNPMAKEISEKDEK
- the nuoH gene encoding NADH-quinone oxidoreductase subunit NuoH, which produces MDLITFKLILVLALFLLSLTIAAYSTWAERKVASIMQDRIGPNRAGPFGLLQPLADGGKFFFKEDFTPANAEKFLFVLGPALVMFISLITGAVIPWGKSLNIGGMSYDLQVANIDVGVLFIIGMASIGVYGIMIGGWASNNKYSLLGAIRASSQMISYELAMGLALLSIIMMTGSLDLKVITEAQTTGKLWGLIHIDGMNWNIFYQPLAFLIFIVAALAETNRHPFDLPECESELVTGYSTEYSSMKLGLYMFGEYVNMFISNAFMVVLFFGGYNYPGIEWVTQNWGENIAGILSIGAFLVKTIIGILIFMWIRWTLPRFRYDQLMHLGWKTLIPLAVLNLIVTGALILAFGH
- the nuoK gene encoding NADH-quinone oxidoreductase subunit NuoK, producing the protein MGEVNTFIQSVPLNYFIILSSVLFCLGVLGVLLRKNAIVILGCVELMLNSANLLLAAFSAYKGNSDGQLLVFFIMVVAAAEVAVGLAIIAMLYRNTRSVDVSIFNKLRG
- a CDS encoding NADH-quinone oxidoreductase subunit J, which gives rise to MDQFLFFLVAFLAVAGAVYFVFAKNPLYAILSLIVTMFSIAGMYILLNAQFLAIIQIIVYAGAIMVLFLYILMMLNLNKEDESKKNNTLKFIGVFTAGLLLIGILGVFRGVQDNHIVVENVDRGVGLTKNLGKLLFNEYVLPFELASILILAGIVGAVLIGKKDL
- a CDS encoding NADH-quinone oxidoreductase subunit I, with the protein product MKLTNRSKVVSNKEMTLAEKIYLPAIFKGMGITFKHAVRTVVKGAPAVYSYPEVQKPRADIWRGQHVLKRDEEGRERCTACGLCAVACPAEAITMTAAERTKEEKHLYREEKYASVYEINMLRCIFCGMCEEACPKSAIYLTDRLVDVETNRGSFIYGKDKLVEKINERIDITTRQSEKQKNAVK